The segment CACCGCGCAGCCTTCGACCGGGTGAGCGCGGCGTTCTCGACCGAGATCGACCGGCACGACCCTCAGGATGCGATCGCCTGGGCGAGCTGGCCGACGGTCGCCGCGCTGACGGCGCATCTGGGTGGCATCCACCTCTGGGCCGGGGAGATCGTCCGACGCGGCGGACGGGTGGATCGGGCATCTCTGCCCCCGGCACCGGTGAACTCCGATCGCGAGTGGTACGACTCATGTCGCGAGAAGCTGCGTGAGACGTGGGCGGCATCGACCCCCGACACGGCGTGCTGGGTGATCGGCGATCGTCCGGACGGGACCGCCCGGTTCTGGATGCGCCGGATGGTGTACGAAACCACCAAGCACCTGATCGATCTGCGTGCCGCAGGCGGCGACCGCTGGACCGTCGCCCCGGAATTGTCCGCCGCGGAGTACGCCGACGGGATCGACGAGCTCTTCGAGGTCTTCCTGGCTCGAAGCCGTGCGACCCTCGATCCGCTGCCCGCGCCCCTTCACCTCGACGCCACCGACATCGATCGACGGTGGACGCTCACCCCCGACTGGCAGGTTCACGCAGACGAGACCGGCGACGAAGGGACGGTGATCAGCGCCTCCGCAGGCGAGCTGGCGCTGTTCGTCTGGGAACGCGGCGATCCGCTGGACCAGCGCGATCGATACGCGATCGCCGGCGAGTCCGCGGTGGTGCGGGCATACGCTGCGTCTCCTGTCCACCCGGGGTGAGTGAGCCGGTCCGGCGCGGAGTCAGTTGCGATCGTCCGGATCGACACCGGTGCGCTCACCGGTCTCGAGATCGGCGATCGCCCGATGGTCCGCAGAGGTCAGCGAGAATCCGAACAGGTCGAGGTTCTCCCGGATCCGCTCCGGGTGCACGGACTTCGGGATGACGGCGATGTCGTTCTCCAGATGCCAGCGAAGCACGACCTGCGCGGGCGTGACGCCGTGCGCCCGGGCGATCCTCGCCAGCGCCGGTTCGTCGAGCAGGCGGCCTCGGGCCAAGGGCGACCACGCCTGCGTGATGATGCCGAGGTTGGCGTCGTACGCACGCACGCGGTGCTGGGGGAAGCGCGGATGCAGCTCGACCTGGTGCACGGCAGGGATCACGCCGGTCTCGGCGACGATCCGGTCCAGGTGCTCGGGATGGAAGTTGCACACCCCGATCGAGCGGGCACGACCCTCCTCGCGGAGACGGATCAGCGCGCGCCACGCATCCACGTACCGGTCGCGCAGCGGCGCGGGCCAGTGAATGAGATAAAGGTCGACGTAGTCGGTGCCGAGCTTGCCGAGACTGTCCTCGAACGCACGGAGCGTGGAGTCGTAACCGTTGTCCTCGAAACGCACCTTCGTCGCGACGAACACGTCGGCCCGGGGTACGCCGCTCCTGGCGAGCGCCGTCCCGACACCCGCCTCGTTGCCGTACATCGCGGCGGTGTCGATGCCGCGGTACCCCGCTTCGAGGGCGACGTCGACGGCGGCGGCCGCCTCGTCATCGGTCATCTTGTAGACGCCCAGGCCGACCCGCGGCATCCGGTGTCCGTCGTTCAGCGGAACGCGGTGGCCCTCGCCACCTTCGTGGCTGACCGGCGGATCGACGGCGTGTGACGCGGACACAGGCTCATGCTAGCCACCCCGAGGCGCCCGGTCGCGGCGTCGCGGCGCCTCCGAGCTTTCGACTGGGCAAGAAATGTCGTCTACGGGTCCACACAACCGCAGAAATCGACGGGTCGCGGCGAGAGCCGTCGCCCCGGTCGCGCTCGGCAGATGAACGACCTCACGGCTGACGCGGCGCAAGGGTGTGCATCCGCTCGCCGGCGGCGCTGAAGATGCTGAGGACCTCTGCGGGGCCCTCGGCGGTCGCGCTGATGCTGTGCGGCAGTTGTGTGTCGAACTCGGCAGCCTCGCCCTGTTCGATGATGTGCTCGTGGCCGTCGAGGCTCAGTCGGATCCTGCCGCTGAGGACGAAGAGCCACTCATACCCGTCGTGAACGCGCCCCTCGGGCGCCGTCTCGACCGCGGGGTAGGTGATCTTGTAGGCCTGAACGGGCGATCGGTCGAGGGTGAGCGGGGCGATGATCAGGCCATCACGTCGCTCCACAGCCCGACGGACCCGCGGATCTCCCGCCGCGTCGGGAAGCAGATCGTCGATCCGGATGCCGAGCTGCTGCGTCAGCGGAAGGAGCAGCGCGAGGCTCGGCTGCCGCTTGCCGGATTCTAGGCGTGACAGCGTGCTCGTGGACATCCCGGACCGACCCGCGAGCTCGTCGAGCGTGAGTCCGCGATCGCGCCGAGCAGCGCGCAACCGCGGACCAACCTGCGTCAAAGCCGTGCTCATAGGGCAATTTTGCCATTACAGCAAAGAAGTTTGCGCGCCGGCATCCCGAAGCGTGTAGTTGACGACATGACGAATGATTGGGATGCGGTGATCATCGGTGGTGGTGTCGCGGGACTGAGCGCCGCGCAGATGCTGGGTCGTTCTCGTCGGCGTACGCTCGTGATCGACAGCGGCCGACCGCGGAACCGGTTCGCAGCGCATATGCACGGGGTCCTCGGCCAGGACGGGACGGATCCCGTCGCGCTTCTGACAACGGGCAGGGCGGAAGCCGAAGCGTATGGCGTGATGGTTGTGGAGGGCACCGTCTCTGCGGTGACGGATGCCGGCGACAGACTCCACGTTCGGCGCGAGGACGGCTCCGTCGACACTGCGCGAGTCGCGATCATCGCCACCGGAGTCCGCGATGACCTGCCAAAGATCACGGGCCTTGCGGGCGCGTGGGGCGAGACTGTCCTGCACTGCCCCTACTGCCACGGGTGGGAGGTGGCGGGGCGAAGACTCGGCGTGCTGATGACGTCGCCGATGTCGGCGCATCAGGCTCAGCTGGTGCGCCAGCTCTCTGCTGATGTCACCGCGTTCACTGCTCTCGCCGAGCCCCTCGACGACCACGTGCACGCGGCGTTCGTGGCCCGCGGCATCCGGGTCGTCGCCCAGCCTGTACGTCGGGTGGACCGCGTCGGCACCGGACTTGCTCTGACGACCGAGGACGGCATCGAGCACCGAGTCGACGCGCTCTTCACCGGCGGCGCGCCGATGCTGAATCTCGATTTCGCTCACTCGCTCGAGCTCTCCCGGTCGGAGGCACCGGGCTCTCCGCTCATCGCCGACGTGACGGGTGCGACGAGTCATCCCCGCGTGTTCGCTGCCGG is part of the Microbacterium sp. ET2 genome and harbors:
- a CDS encoding maleylpyruvate isomerase N-terminal domain-containing protein; translated protein: MLDADVHRAAFDRVSAAFSTEIDRHDPQDAIAWASWPTVAALTAHLGGIHLWAGEIVRRGGRVDRASLPPAPVNSDREWYDSCREKLRETWAASTPDTACWVIGDRPDGTARFWMRRMVYETTKHLIDLRAAGGDRWTVAPELSAAEYADGIDELFEVFLARSRATLDPLPAPLHLDATDIDRRWTLTPDWQVHADETGDEGTVISASAGELALFVWERGDPLDQRDRYAIAGESAVVRAYAASPVHPG
- a CDS encoding aldo/keto reductase, giving the protein MPRVGLGVYKMTDDEAAAAVDVALEAGYRGIDTAAMYGNEAGVGTALARSGVPRADVFVATKVRFEDNGYDSTLRAFEDSLGKLGTDYVDLYLIHWPAPLRDRYVDAWRALIRLREEGRARSIGVCNFHPEHLDRIVAETGVIPAVHQVELHPRFPQHRVRAYDANLGIITQAWSPLARGRLLDEPALARIARAHGVTPAQVVLRWHLENDIAVIPKSVHPERIRENLDLFGFSLTSADHRAIADLETGERTGVDPDDRN
- a CDS encoding helix-turn-helix domain-containing protein is translated as MSTALTQVGPRLRAARRDRGLTLDELAGRSGMSTSTLSRLESGKRQPSLALLLPLTQQLGIRIDDLLPDAAGDPRVRRAVERRDGLIIAPLTLDRSPVQAYKITYPAVETAPEGRVHDGYEWLFVLSGRIRLSLDGHEHIIEQGEAAEFDTQLPHSISATAEGPAEVLSIFSAAGERMHTLAPRQP
- a CDS encoding FAD-dependent oxidoreductase produces the protein MTNDWDAVIIGGGVAGLSAAQMLGRSRRRTLVIDSGRPRNRFAAHMHGVLGQDGTDPVALLTTGRAEAEAYGVMVVEGTVSAVTDAGDRLHVRREDGSVDTARVAIIATGVRDDLPKITGLAGAWGETVLHCPYCHGWEVAGRRLGVLMTSPMSAHQAQLVRQLSADVTAFTALAEPLDDHVHAAFVARGIRVVAQPVRRVDRVGTGLALTTEDGIEHRVDALFTGGAPMLNLDFAHSLELSRSEAPGSPLIADVTGATSHPRVFAAGNAVSPFANVPVSMGSGAMAGAGANARLTEEDVDLAITARAAERNAGWEERYAAQDRFWSGRVNSTVAAIAGELEPGSVLDVGSGEGGDVVWLAERGWRATGVDVSATAVQRATRFAADRGVNATFVVGDGVEAVDDRFDLVLASFLHSWEPDFPRIRILRAAAERVAPGGRLLVVSHAGPPPWAPESAEHVPNFRTPEEELALLDLDDGAWHTETLEIRRRDVTAPDGSQAHLEDAVLMLRRAV